The Tripterygium wilfordii isolate XIE 37 chromosome 21, ASM1340144v1, whole genome shotgun sequence genome segment AACATAAAGATGATCCACCCAGTAACTTGCCACCATATGATGTGACTGATAATGGAAAATATTACGATGTTTTCAATATTGCAAATACTCGTGAATGGTATGAGAAATTTCGAGCCAAGAGTCCTCCCCTGCCATACTGGTTAGAGACTTGTAAAGGAAGGAAAGCATGGTTTAAAAAGTACATTCCAGCTATTCCTCATGGAAGCAAATACAGGGTGTATTTTAACACCCCTAATGGACCACTGGAACGAGTACCTGCCTGGGCTACGTATGTACAACCAGGTCATTTATCATTTCATTGTTGTTTTTTACTTGGGCATCCATATTAGATAGTTTGAAAAATTCTTGTTGAAATTTTACCATTGAGCTATTGTAATAAAATAATCACATGTGACATTAATATTTACCAGATACTAAAATTGggcatttttttataaatcaccTTCATCCTgtattcaaagaaaatcaaTCTGTCTATCTTTGTCTCTGGTGCCTGTTGTGCATCCCTTTGCTCTTGCAAATATTATATTTCCTCCCTGCGTAAATGTCACCTACTCATTGCATAACTCTCACTTTGAAATTGTTGTCTTGAGAGGCAGACGGAAATCAGACTTTTGCCATTCACTGGGAACCTCCTCCTGAATGTGCACACAAATGGAAACATACGTCGCCGGAAGTGCCTAAGTCTTTGCGTATATATGAATGCCATGTTGGAATTAGTGGATCAGAGCCCAAAATATCGTCATTTAATAGCTTTAAAGAGAAGGTAATCCGTAATTATTGAATCAATTTAtcgtctttttatttttttgccactaaaaaaaaatcttcttcttaccttttgTAATAAGGAAACTTGGTACtgtgttttaatgagttttttaAATGACATAACAGGTCCTTCCTCATGTGAAGGAGGCTGGATATAATGTAATCCAGTTGTTTGGGGTTGTTGAGCACAGAGACTATTTTACTGCTGGTTATAGAGTGAGTGAACATTTTTCAGGCCTTTTGTACCTGAGTGACATTGTACGTTTTGATGAAATTTTTGAGAGATAAATCCCACCTTTGAGTGTAACTATGCTAACTTGAATCTATGCATTGAGCACCATCCTTGATGGTGGTTGACAAATTCTGACACTAGATAGCCTGAATTGTAGATATTCATACAAccaaaaatttgaattttgttatttcatAATGTGTATGATATTGGAAGTGGCCTGTCACTTTGTTGGTTGGAGAATCACAACCACCTTGGGATTGATGAGGgatttttttggtgaatttggCGGCACAACTTTGCGGTTCATGTGGAGGAGCACGAGGCCTCCAATTGCACACATCAAAGTACATAATATTACTGATTTCAGAAAAGTCCTTGCTTTTGcgcctttttctctttttcactCAATGTGCTCGCTTAAGCATGGCTTCAGTGAAGGTGCTGCAGTTCAGTGCTAGTGAAGCCCTAGGGCTGCGCTTCAGCCCTTTGAGGGATTTTGACAGCTATTACTTCGTTATAATGACACTAAGCAAACATCACTTCTTTTGACCCATGCAAGTTTTGATATGGTTGCATGGATTCGTATTTGGCTCTTTTCTTGGTTTTGGGTCTCGGATGTTTTTGTTCACTTATCCGTCACACTCTTTTGTCCTGTTGTTCAAGGAAGATAATGGAGAATCTGTTTGGGAATTGTAGGTCACCAATTTCTATGCTGTTAGCGGTAGATATGGCACCCCTGAAGATTTCAAGCGCTTGGTGGATGAGGCACATGGTTAGCATTCTTCATCTCATTCCGTTTGCATGGACCTTAATGTTTCGTATATGTTTTGTCTATGGCTGAGTCACTGACATTGGGCAATGGGAAGCTTACATAGTTAGACAATACCAGCTGTTTACTCActttcatctctctctttttttgtatttttttcttgCACTTCCGATTACGTTATAAATTGCAGCCGGCTTCAAAGAAAGATGATAAAGACAGTGGTTTGTCAATATTTAGTGTAGAATAGTATTTTATGGTCACTACTCCTTTGTGGATCCAACTATGTGAAGATACATATCAGGCCAGTCTTGGAATCCTTGCAATAAGGGCTGCCGCTGAGGGAAATGGTCATAAGTGCTTCTAATCTCCTTTATTGACCTGCTTCATACTGATTTCAAAACAAGGAATACAATGATAAATGCATAGTTGTCAAAAGCCCTCAAACCCCTTGCTTAAACCTTGATAAAGTAATGACTGTCCAAGCCATATCACTGGATGCTTATTTTTAGCTTTCTGTGGCATAAAAAATGTACTTTAGTCCTTTACATGTTCACTTGTTGCTGTTTAACTTATATAAcgctagaatttttttttttttaataatatttttacagGGCATGGATTACTGGTGTTCTTAGATATTGTGCATTCCTACTCCGCTGCAGATGAGATGGTTGGACTATCCCTATTTGATGGATCAAACGATTGCTACTTCCACACTGGTAAATTTTGTTGCTTACTCTAGTTCATCTATTTGACAGTTGCTATTTTCCCATTGCTTAATCAACTTGTAGGTTTTACTAAACATGCCTTGATGTGCTTTGCAATAGGGAGCTGATTTTGAGAATGTTGAGTAATGATACATATTGCTGAAACCCATACTCTGGGGAAATGTGTTTAATGCATGGTGCTAGATATCATTAATCTTTCAATCCTTAATAACCTTGAGGTTTTGAAGCATACACTTGCAAGGAGTGGTTATACACGTTGGGGATCTCACTATCGCTCTATAGTGAGTTTGTAGAGCGAGTTTGTTTACCATGCATAGAAGAGAAGCACGTGACTTAATAGATGCAATGGGATCTTTTGAATTTGTGTTTGCGTTTAGTTTGCTTCTAATGAAATCAATATTGTCTTAACACTGATGACTTGTCCCATGCATTCCatgatgtttttgtttttgactttaattttgctatataatcaatgagaaattagttCATTTTTCAGTAAATAGCCCTAAAAAAATATTCGGAGACGCTGCCCCCGAACCCCCACCAACTTTTCGCTCCCCCAACAAAAATTCCTGGCCCTGTTTGAGACTTGAGAGTCAGTAGTTTCTTTCAAAACAGTATCTGGACAGTTCATCTTATTGATTTTAATGTTCTGGGCTACTGCTGAATGAGGAAATGTAGTGCAATTGTCTTGTTAGCTGATCAAATCTTTGCATTATATAAGTATTCTTCCTTGCTTTTGTGTCTTATTTTACTTGAATAGGTAAACGGGGGCACCACAAATTTTGGGGTACCAGGATGTTCAAATATGGTGATCACGAAGTGCTACACTTTCTGCTCTCAAATCTGAACTGGTAAATATAAAGTACTAGCAAATATAAAATAACAGTCATCTTTTAAGTTTCTCCGTGGTAAatttcctcctccttttcttcttcttttgtttgtttaagCTAAGTTGAAATTCTCCAATTTTATTCATGCTGATgtgctatcttttgggaagAAATTTTTCCTGATGTTATTGTAACTTCCTTGGGTAGGTTGTTTCGTATTTCTTATGAAATGTTTTTGGGCAGGTGGGTTGAGGAGTATCAAATCGATGGTTTCCAGTTCCATTCAGTTTCATCAATGTTGTATACACATAATGGGTTTGCGTCTTTTACTGGCGACTTGGAAGAGTAAGATCTTGTCTGATCTATTTTTATTTCCTATTTGTAACCACATTCGTCTCTAGTATTCTTCTGACTCCTTATTGAAGACCTTAAATCTTTGCATTgcagatttttatttttggattaCCGTTTGTATTCTTCCACAGATCAAAAAGCAATACTGTTTTTTTTGAGGGATATCAAAACGCCATAATATGTGCACACCCTTTAAATAATCAACTGAGGCTGGGTTACGTAATTTCTATGATGCAAACTGCATAAGTTTGGTTTATTTTGCATAATATAATTAACTGAAATGTTAATTGAATTGCTGACATACAGGACCAAATGGCAttaattaaacatgaaaaatgaagaaacaaatgaCAATCTATTACTGAACTGGAAGCCACTTTAAGACCGAACCACTTCCTTGGCACTTGCTGTAACTGCATGGTTAATGGGTGGGCCAGCTTTGATATATGGTTTTACTTTTCCTAGTAATGGGTGAAATGGGGGAAAATATGGGAAAAAAAAGCCACTTTAATATGGAACCAGGTCATTGGCGCTTGCTGTGAGGGCATGGTTAATGGGTGGGCGGCTTTGATATATGGTTTTACTTTTCCAAGTAATGAGGAAAAATATGGAAAGAAATTATGGAGCTTACATCAATAGTAAAAGGCTACAAGATCTTTACGAGAGCTGGTAGTCTGCAAGCAGGGTGTGTAGGAGGAAGCTGGATGTGGTCTCGACTTTCAACATTTATTATGTGATAAAACTTTAAACGTTATACTCAACCTTATGTTTGCTCTTTCGTTTTCTTttcgtttgtttttttttaaagcttGTAGTTGTGGCTATGCTCCATTTTAACATAAATCTTATTATAACGCAGGTACTGTAATCAATATGTTGATAAAGATGCAATGTTGTACACTGTTCTGGCTAATGAGCTGCTGCACACTCTTCATCCTAGTATAATAACAATCGCTGAAGATGtaagtattattattttatgcGATTGTCATTCgaaataaaactgaaattttctcCTCCATTTTTCAGCAAGGGCTTGCTGGTTATTATTTAGTATTTACTAAAAGATGGCTGTGTATACCCCTAACTCTGCTGTTAGGGAAACTCTCTTGTACTAGTTGTTTTCCATTGAAGCTCTTTTTAAAGTCCTATTTCATCTAATAAATGAATTGTGTACATCGATGTATTTTGTGATGGACTACTGCAATATAGCTTTGAGCCAAATGGATAGTTGTTTAAACCGTAATTGAAACTATTTTGCAGTATTCTTTTTGGTGCAGCAGATGACATTTCACCAATTGTTACGGTGCTATTTGTGCAATCAAAATTCTTCTGATCCCATTTTTCTAAGAATAAGGCCATTGTCCTTGTTGAAACTTTAGCAATTTCTATAGCAATTGCTATCTACATTCGGGCCTTTTTTCATATTATGATAGAGTGTTTGTCCCAATAATGAATTTACATGTCTTTTAAATACAGTCTGGTTGATCTTTTACTCAGGCAACATATTATCCTGGACTGTGTGAGCCAACTTCTCAAGGAGGACTTGGATTTGATTACTATGTTAATCTTTCTGTGCCGGAGATGTGGTCTTCCTTTCTTGAGAACATTCCTGACCATCAATGGATCATGAGCAAGGTTATGTTATTTGGTTTTCACATGCCATTTGGAAACACATTGaatttttgtttgtctttttattAGTGCAGTCAATGTGTTGTTTGATACCAGATTTATTTTGTACAAATACCAAAATTTTCCTAAAGTCACTTCCTTACAGATTGTCAGTACCCTAGTTGGCAAAAAACAACATGCGGATAAGATGCTTTTGTATGCTGAAAATCACCACCAGGTATTCATATGTGTGAATCTCTTGTGCACATCTTTGCTCTGAAATGTTACAGGGAGTTTTTTGAAGGGATTTTAAATTATCATGTTTTTTGAACAATAATTACTTCCTGCAATGCATGACAGTCCATCTCCGGTGGGCGGTCACTTGCAGAGGTATTGTTTGGTGGGATTGATGAGCGTTCTTCTGACGCAAAGGAAGCACTGCTAAGAGGCTGTTCACTGCATAAAGTACGCCATTTGTCtacatttctttttctctctgaaGAAATCTTATTCTACTTGGACATACTTATTATTGTTAgatttttgtccttttcttttcagtATCTCCTGTAAACTGCTAATAGAGAAGTACCTGTTACTGTTTAAAGTGAAGCTAAATATTTCTCATTTTCTGAATCTCTTTCGAGTGTCATTCACACCCTctattcccccccccccccaatacCCTCCTTCATATGTGCAGTGACGTTAATTAGAGAACCTTGGTTCTCTTATTGTCAGTTTCATATGTTTGTTTAGGTCTCTTCTTTGATTTCATCTCACTGAATACTCTTCTTCTATACTGAGACAGATGATAAGATGCATTACTTCCACAATTGGTGGCCATGCTTATCTTAATTTCATGGGAAATGAATTTGGGCATCCCAAGGTaaagattttcttttcttctcaatcCACATTTTTTCTTATATGATGGGATATTTTGAagttatttttttcccctttgctTTCTCtgatattttagtttttgaCCATTTCCTATGGTAGAGAGTTGAGTTCCCAATGCCAAGCAACAACTTCTCATTTTCACTTGCTAACCGTCGCTGGGATTTGCTGGAAAATGAAGGGGTGCATCGCCATTTATTTAACTTTGACAAGGTGTGGTCCATGCTTCAGCTGCAAAATCATTAAATTCATACATATTTTTACTTGAATGTTTTATCTGTTAGTGGAAACTGCTGGGGCTGTTTTAGTGTtcgcaatttttatttttctatgtgtGTGAAGTAACTGTGTCCTGGTATATCTTCTTAAATAATCTTATTCTCTTTTGGTTAACAGATGTGAAATTTGATTTCATGTTGTCCCCAGATTAAATTACTGTTTTCCTCTTTTTATGTAGGACCTGATGAAGTTAGATAAAAATGAAAGAGTACTTTCTAGAGGTTTGCCCAACATTCACCATGTGAATGATACCACCATGGTATGACAatgctttctttttccattttattACTAGTGCATGTCCACCGTGGATATATGTGTGTGCACGCTCGCGTGTGGATTCACCATTTGTTTTGTTTACCCTATTCTAAGTTTCTAACTTCACACAAGAATTAGTTTAGCAAGGGATGCAGCATAAAGACAAGGTGGGCTGGGCAACTGCTCCACTGAGATACTGAAAATTGTAGGCGGTTTGAATTTTGGGGTTATTTTTCAAGGGTTTCTTGACTATTCAGTTTACGTTGGAATATGTATTTGTCTATGTTAACCTGAAAACCGTAGACATTTTCACGGTTAAAGTTAAGTTGAAAGTAAGGaatatttagggttttatgtTCTGTTTGTTGTACTTTGATCTTACCTCTTATATAACTCAAAAACATGTTAAAAGCATCTTTATTTTCGCTTAGTCAAATGCATTGCTTACGAAGAAGAGGCTTCGTGCTTGATTTAATGTTGTGTTTGTAAGATGACCTTCTAAGAGAAATTCTCCCTTCTGCCGGTCAGCTAGAGAATACCTTGTATTATGAAGCTTGACATACATGCTTCTTTACGACAAGGGCTATTCCTGAACATGTATGTTCTGAAATAATTTACGAGCGTAGTGTTGATGTCATTTATGGATAAATAATTATTCATGTTGTCATTATTATACAAGTTAGTTTTCATTCCATGCAGATGCCTAATTTTAATTAccatttgcttctttttttttttttcccttttttgttgCACTTTAAGCCCTATACCCATGCCGCTAAATGGGAGGACATTTAATTTTCAGGTTATATCTTACAATAGAGGTCCTCTTCTTTTCGTCTTTAACTTCCATCCAACGGAATCTTATGAGAGATACAGTGT includes the following:
- the LOC119988320 gene encoding 1,4-alpha-glucan-branching enzyme 3, chloroplastic/amyloplastic isoform X2 — encoded protein: MTSLSLPTKFSLYPSNPSLPFHSRSKHQRIHFIRTKTIKITCTASGQPQPDQLKKKKTSQSEDEKGVDPVGFLTKLGIAHKAFALFLRERHKSLKDLKEELFKRNLQIKDIAYGYELMGLHRNVEHRVDYMEWAPGARYCALVGDFNGWSPTEDCAREGHFGHDDYGYWFVILEDKLRDGEKPDGYYFQRYNYVDDYDKGDSGVSAEELLQKANDEYWEPGEDRFAKNRFEVPAKLYEQIFGPNGPQTFEELEGFQLPDAETRYKDGKEQHKDDPPSNLPPYDVTDNGKYYDVFNIANTREWYEKFRAKSPPLPYWLETCKGRKAWFKKYIPAIPHGSKYRVYFNTPNGPLERVPAWATYVQPDGNQTFAIHWEPPPECAHKWKHTSPEVPKSLRIYECHVGISGSEPKISSFNSFKEKVLPHVKEAGYNVIQLFGVVEHRDYFTAGYRVTNFYAVSGRYGTPEDFKRLVDEAHGHGLLVFLDIVHSYSAADEMVGLSLFDGSNDCYFHTGKRGHHKFWGTRMFKYGDHEVLHFLLSNLNWWVEEYQIDGFQFHSVSSMLYTHNGFASFTGDLEEYCNQYVDKDAMLYTVLANELLHTLHPSIITIAEDATYYPGLCEPTSQGGLGFDYYVNLSVPEMWSSFLENIPDHQWIMSKIVSTLVGKKQHADKMLLYAENHHQSISGGRSLAEVLFGGIDERSSDAKEALLRGCSLHKMIRCITSTIGGHAYLNFMGNEFGHPKRVEFPMPSNNFSFSLANRRWDLLENEGVHRHLFNFDKDLMKLDKNERVLSRGLPNIHHVNDTTMVISYNRGPLLFVFNFHPTESYERYSVGVEEAGEYQVILNTDEKKYGGQDLIREDQYLQRTISKRVDGLRNCLEVPLPRRTAQVYKLTRILRI
- the LOC119988320 gene encoding 1,4-alpha-glucan-branching enzyme 3, chloroplastic/amyloplastic isoform X1, translated to MTSLSLPTKFSLYPSNPSLPFHSRSKHQRIHFIRTKTIKITCTASGQPQPDQLKKKKTSQSEDEKGVDPVGFLTKLGIAHKAFALFLRERHKSLKDLKEELFKRNLQIKDIAYGYELMGLHRNVEHRVDYMEWAPGARYCALVGDFNGWSPTEDCAREGHFGHDDYGYWFVILEDKLRDGEKPDGYYFQRYNYVDDYDKGDSGVSAEELLQKANDEYWEPGEDRFAKNRFEVPAKLYEQIFGPNGPQTFEELEGFQLPDAETRYKDGKEQHKDDPPSNLPPYDVTDNGKYYDVFNIANTREWYEKFRAKSPPLPYWLETCKGRKAWFKKYIPAIPHGSKYRVYFNTPNGPLERVPAWATYVQPEADGNQTFAIHWEPPPECAHKWKHTSPEVPKSLRIYECHVGISGSEPKISSFNSFKEKVLPHVKEAGYNVIQLFGVVEHRDYFTAGYRVTNFYAVSGRYGTPEDFKRLVDEAHGHGLLVFLDIVHSYSAADEMVGLSLFDGSNDCYFHTGKRGHHKFWGTRMFKYGDHEVLHFLLSNLNWWVEEYQIDGFQFHSVSSMLYTHNGFASFTGDLEEYCNQYVDKDAMLYTVLANELLHTLHPSIITIAEDATYYPGLCEPTSQGGLGFDYYVNLSVPEMWSSFLENIPDHQWIMSKIVSTLVGKKQHADKMLLYAENHHQSISGGRSLAEVLFGGIDERSSDAKEALLRGCSLHKMIRCITSTIGGHAYLNFMGNEFGHPKRVEFPMPSNNFSFSLANRRWDLLENEGVHRHLFNFDKDLMKLDKNERVLSRGLPNIHHVNDTTMVISYNRGPLLFVFNFHPTESYERYSVGVEEAGEYQVILNTDEKKYGGQDLIREDQYLQRTISKRVDGLRNCLEVPLPRRTAQVYKLTRILRI
- the LOC119988320 gene encoding 1,4-alpha-glucan-branching enzyme 3, chloroplastic/amyloplastic isoform X3: MTSLSLPTKFSLYPSNPSLPFHSRSKHQRIHFIRTKTIKITCTASGQPQPDQLKKKKTSQSEDEKGVDPVGFLTKLGIAHKAFALFLRERHKSLKDLKEELFKRNLQIKDIAYGYELMGLHRNVEHRVDYMEWAPGARYCALVGDFNGWSPTEDCAREGHFGHDDYGYWFVILEDKLRDGEKPDGYYFQRYNYVDDYDKGDSGVSAEELLQKANDEYWEPGEDRFAKNRFEVPAKLYEQIFGPNGPQTFEELEGFQLPDAETRYKDGKEQHKDDPPSNLPPYDVTDNGKYYDVFNIANTREWYEKFRAKSPPLPYWLETCKGRKAWFKKYIPAIPHGSKYRVYFNTPNGPLERVPAWATYVQPEADGNQTFAIHWEPPPECAHKWKHTSPEVPKSLRIYECHVGISGSEPKISSFNSFKEKVLPHVKEAGYNVIQLFGVVEHRDYFTAGYRVTNFYAVSGRYGTPEDFKRLVDEAHGHGLLVFLDIVHSYSAADEMVGLSLFDGSNDCYFHTGKRGHHKFWGTRMFKYGDHEVLHFLLSNLNWWVEEYQIDGFQFHSVSSMLYTHNGFASFTGDLEEYCNQYVDKDAMLYTVLANELLHTLHPSIITIAEDATYYPGLCEPTSQGGLGFDYYVNLSVPEMWSSFLENIPDHQWIMSKIVSTLVGKKQHADKMLLYAENHHQMIRCITSTIGGHAYLNFMGNEFGHPKRVEFPMPSNNFSFSLANRRWDLLENEGVHRHLFNFDKDLMKLDKNERVLSRGLPNIHHVNDTTMVISYNRGPLLFVFNFHPTESYERYSVGVEEAGEYQVILNTDEKKYGGQDLIREDQYLQRTISKRVDGLRNCLEVPLPRRTAQVYKLTRILRI